One Dermacentor andersoni chromosome 6, qqDerAnde1_hic_scaffold, whole genome shotgun sequence genomic window carries:
- the LOC129382532 gene encoding solute carrier family 22 member 16-like yields the protein MWNLVCTRRWLYSVSKSTFGLAPMVFIPIAGIAADRVGRRPVLSTCAICTLLGSLVATASTSVGMFILSRLVTAAMASATMVMAFTMLYEVTGSQHRGPYILTASGSAMVVMTPLVHLLSTLKPRWVLSQALLVTATALMVSCCWYLDESPVWQIAAWKIRAAEFTVLRAARLNGIEAGKATATFQALKQQLLKRDANTSTMTAGVTSILRSASLRRRALSAFVTWFSVSFALYASGLGATLEEPWVLASFLCTGLILIIAFYGMKQRGHRVTLSGVLAFLGASSVLQTVLSNWPLPAVHPLPRIMMSSASAIAMCLNYAYTGEVYPTTIRSLGLCLSYSFGRLGVLLAICIEIFFHEEQLLVAGVITTALAFGSVIAIQCLPEVYVEKKPAEVRLVLSEDQRKEALKTSLRPTTATQKTPKPDKPGKQHGQRKRKASWKRSAATEISAAASPAATSPAAACSQEESVGSPELASPMPMCKTPSQ from the coding sequence ATGTGGAACTTGGTGTGCACCCGCAGGTGGCTCTACTCCGTTTCGAAATCCACGTTCGGACTGGCTCCCATGGTATTCATTCCGATCGCCGGAATAGCAGCAGACCGCGTGGGTCGGAGACCGGTCTTGTCCACGTGCGCCATCTGCACATTGCTCGGCAGCCTGGTGGCCACGGCGTCCACCTCCGTGGGAATGTTCATCCTGTCGCGCCTTGTCACTGCTGCCATGGCCAGTGCAACCATGGTGATGGCTTTCACTATGCTCTACGAAGTGACCGGAAGTCAGCACCGGGGTCCGTATATACTAACAGCCAGTGGCAGCGCCATGGTCGTGATGACTCCGCTGGTGCACCTTCTTTCGACACTCAAACCAAGGTGGGTGCTCTCACAAGCGCTCCTCGTCACGGCCACGGCGTTAATGGTCTCTTGCTGCTGGTACCTGGACGAGTCTCCCGTTTGGCAGATTGCTGCTTGGAAGATACGAGCAGCTGAATTCACCGTACTCCGAGCCGCCCGGTTGAACGGCATAGAAGCTGGCAAGGCCACAGCAACATTCCAGGCGTTGAAACAGCAGCTCTTAAAGCGGGATGCCAACACCTCAACGATGACTGCTGGCGTCACGAGCATACTCCGTTCGGCTTCCCTCCGGCGGCGCGCATTGTCTGCATTCGTGACATGGTTTAGCGTGAGCTTTGCCCTTTATGCCTCAGGCTTGGGTGCCACGCTCGAAGAACCGTGGGTTCTCGCATCCTTTCTATGCACGGGGCTCATTCTCATCATAGCCTTCTATGGCATGAAGCAACGAGGCCACCGCGTGACTCTGTCAGGCGTACTTGCCTTCCTCGGCGCCTCAAGCGTGCTGCAGACAGTCCTCTCGAATTGGCCCTTGCCCGCCGTACATCCTCTGCCGAGGATAATGATGTCCAGCGCGTCGGCGATTGCCATGTGCCTGAACTACGCCTACACCGGGGAAGTGTACCCTACGACGATTCGAAGCTTGGGACTTTGCCTTTCGTACTCCTTCGGCCGGCTTGGCGTGCTTCTGGCTATATGCATCGAAATATTCTTCCACGAAGAACAGCTCTTGGTCGCTGGGGTCATCACGACAGCGCTGGCTTTTGGGAGCGTAATAGCGATCCAGTGTCTTCCCGAAGTATATGTCGAGAAGAAGCCCGCCGAAGTCCGCCTAGTTCTGAGCGAAGATCAGCGCAAGGAAGCACTGAAAACATCTTTGAGGCCCACCACGGCGACGCAAAAGACACCCAAGCCAGACAAACCGGGCAAGCAGCATGGCCAACGCAAGAGAAAAGCAAGCTGGAAACGCAGTGCCGCGACCGAAATTTCAGCGGCAGCATCGCCAGCGGCAACATCTCCAGCGGCAGCCTGTTCCCAAGAGGAAAGTGTTGGCTCTCCTGAGCTAGCCTCACCGATGCCGATGTGCAAAACCCCATCGCAATAA